The sequence GATCGATAAGCGCGAGGGGCTGGTGGAGAGCGGTAAGCTGAATGGCTTTCATGGGATTGACGGGGAGCCGTTTGTGGTCTTGTTCTGGCACGTATGCCCAATATTACCACCCTGAACGATCAATTGTTACTGTATAGCTAAACCGATAGTATTATGAAATGGATGGGATGGGTCGCGCTGACCTGTTTGACACTGACTCACGCCTTTGGCCAGTCGACCCGGCCGGTGGTGCGCGTCGCCAATGGGCCGCTGGAAGGCACTCAGGAAGCCAGCGGCGTGTATGCGTATAAAGGCATTCCGTTTGCGCAGGCGCCCGTGGGTAAGCTGCGCTGGCGCGAGCCGCAACCTGCCCAGAACTGGTCGGGCACGCGGCAGGCTACTCAGTTTGGGCCGCGCGCCATGCAACTCCCGATTTTCGGTGATATGAATTTCCGGTCGAATGGGGTAAGCGAAGACTGCCTCTACCTGAACGTCTGGACGCCCGCCAAACCGGGGCAGAAAGGTGGCCTGCCAGTGCTGGTGTATTTCTACGGCGGCGGGTTTATGGCGGGCGATGGCTCGGAGCCCCGCTACGACGGCGAAAGCATGGCCAAACGGGGTATTGTGGCCCTTACGGTCAATTATCGGCTGGGCGTTTTTGGCTTCATGGCCCACCCCGAGCTAACCGCCGAATCGCCGCATAAAGCGTCGGGCAACTACGGCTTCCTCGATCAGCAGGCAGCGCTGGCGTGGGTGCAGCGCAACATTGCGGCCTTTGGCGGCGATCCCAAACGGGTAACGATCGCGGGCGAATCGGCCGGTTCGGTGTCGGTGAGTGCGCAGATGGCCTCGCCCTTGTCGAAAAACCTGATGGCTGGTGCCATTGGCGAAAGCGGCTCGCTGCTGGGTACGTTGTCGCCGGTGAGTCTGGCCGATGCCGAAGCGGCCGGCAAGAAATTTGGGGAGGCCATTGGGGCCACTACCCTCGACGCCCTGCGTGCGCTTCCGGCCGATAAACTGCTGGCCGATGCAAGCAAGCCTGGTATGGGTCGGTTCAGCCCCTGCATCGATGGCTATTTCTTCCCCAAATCGGTAGCCGCCATTTTCGCGGCGGGCGAGCAGGCACGGGTGCCGTTGCTGGCAGGCTGGAATTCGGAGGAGATGAACGGCCGGGCGATCCTGGGGCAGGGCAACGCCCCCACGGTAGCCAACTACACGGCGGCGGTGCAAAAACTGTATGCCGACAAAGCGCCCGATGCCTTGAAAGCCTACGCGGCTGCCGACGATGCGGCGGTTGAGCAGGTAGCGACCGATCTGGCCGGCGACCGCTTTATTGGGTTCAGCACCTGGAAATGGATTGACCTGCACAGCCAGACGAGCGGCAAACCCGTGTATCGCTATCTCTATGCCCGCCCTCGCCCCGCCATGACCGCCCAGATGGGCAACGCCACCGCTGGGCTGGCCGGTGGGGTAGTCAGAAACAACGACGCTGCCGCCCCCAAACCACCGCAACCTAAAGGGGCGGTACATTCGGCCGAGATCGAGTATGCGATGGGGAATCTGGCCAGCAACAAGGTTTACGACTGGACGCCAGAGGACTATGCCGTGTCGAAAACAATGCAGGAATACTTTGTCAACTTCATTAAAACGGGCAATCCGAATGGATCGGACCTGCCGAAATGGGACGTGGTAAAGGCAGGGCAACCGGCTCCGTTCATGCGCATCGACGTGACAACTAAACCCGACGTGGAGGCGAATCGGGCGCGGTATCAGTTCCTCGACCAGTTTTTTGTGAAGTAGGTAAACCCTGCTGACATAGGGCTGTCAGTGTCGGCGTAGACCTTTGGGCTGGTACTAAACACAACCCGATTATGTCAATGATCCCGATGCTGCTGAAGGAGATGGACCTGGAAGCCAACACGACCCGCAAGATGCTCAGCCGCGTGCCCGACGACAAACTCGACTGGCGGCCGCACCCCAAAAGTATGGTGATGCGCGATCTGGCCGTTCACATCGCCGAAATCCCGACCTGGGTGGCACTGGCCCTGCAGACCGACGGGCTGGATTTTGCCACGATGCCCTACGCGCCTACGCCCATCGAGACTAACGCCGAGTTGCTGGCGTTGTTGGAGAAATCGCTGGCCGAGGGCAGAAAGGCGTTAAGCGAGGCGACTGATGCCGATCTGGAACCAACCTGGACGTTACGCAACGGCGACACGGTTTATAGTACAGATACCGTTGGCGAGACCATCCGACATGCGTTTGCGCAGACTACGCACCACCGTGCTCAACTGGGCGTGTACCTGCGTCTGCTCGACATCCCGATTCCCGGCAGCTACGGCCCCAGCGCCGACGATCCGGGTACGTGGTGAGTGATTGATCCTGAACAGCCAACTGGCTGGATTCTCGACGCTGACCAAAACGGTCAGCGTCTTTTTTTTGAGGTGAAGGTTACAGGCAGGCGGGGCAGGGGGATATGCGATTGAAACCAACACATTAACTAGTCATTCGCATGAAACGCTTTCTGCTAACCACCCTCGCTGCCCTTGTCCTGCTAGCAAGTTGCAAAGACCCGATCACTGAACCTTCGGCTACGCCCGCCCCGGCTGCCCGCCCCACCTCGGCCAACGCCCGGTGTCTGGCTTCTTCAATCGGGGTCACGACCCCCAATTACTCGTCGACGGGCAAGATTGCCGTTGATCCAACGAAGCTCGCCTACTATCTGGCTTTTGAAGCGTCGGGAACCGTCACTATCAACGGGCACACGTATACTTATCCTGGTCAGGCGGTGTATCTGGTAAAATACAATGCGTCCAATGCCGTGGAGTGGGTCAGTTCAATTGGAGGAGCCAACGCAGCATCGGGGGCCTACGAACCGCAGGTGGAAGTTGATTACATCGGGCGGGTCTTTGTGGCCTTACACTTTGTTGGAACCATAGCTGTTGACAACACGACGGTGCTGACTCCTACCAGCGGGGATACCGATGGGCTGGTGGCACGCTACATGGCGGCCGGTGGCACGCCTCAACTGCGACGTTTCAATGGTTCTGGTAATTGCTCGGCACTCAGGCTGGCACACAACCCTGCAAATGGCGATCTGTACGTAAGCAGCCGAATCCAGGACGGAATTACCAATTTCGGGCCGGGCACCACGCCCTACAATGCCCCTTCTCGATCCGATATCGCCTTGGTTAAATTGCCCGCCAACAGTATAACTGCTCAACTACAGGTATTGGGTACGCCGTCGGCTTACGAGCAGATCGATGACCTTTTTTTTGATCAGCAACTCTATTTCTCCGGGCAATACACGGGCAGCAATAGCTCTTTCTGGGGAATGAGTACTACACTGATCCCATCCCGGTATACATACTTCGCTGGACAGCTTACGTTGGGGACTACCGGCAAAATACGTATGGTGCTCAGCTCTTTATATGGCAGTAAGCCCCTTAGTGTAGCCGCCCACAATAATCTTTGCTACGTGGGGGGCGAATTTTATGGGGATGGCACCACTGATTTTATGCTCAATTCGCCAAACTTCCAGACGGTTAGTACCGATGGTTTTGTGCTACGCATGGACCTCACAGGGGGACCAAGTCAGTGGGCTGATTATATGACAATCGTTGCTGGCCCTGCTATAAGCTCAGATGCCATCTACGATATCACGATCAAATCGGGCGTCTTACTGGCTGCGGGCCGAAAGAAGGACGCTTACTACCACGCCTACGTGTTGCGCAAGGATCTGACCAATCCGAACACCCCTGCAGATGAAACGTTGTTTGGCGTTGACCCCGGCCCATGGCCCTATGATCCGGTCGTTGCTACCGCCGGTTTTCGTAGTATCCAACAAATCAGGGCGATTGCTGGCAATTCAACGAACGGCCCTCTGTTGTATGCGTTAGGCAACACCAGTGGAAACTCGCCTATCTACCTCTGTAACCAGACCTTACCCGCAAACGGCGCCTTTATCATTCACGAATAAGCACTTTGCTTACCTTTAGGTCGGGTATGTTGCTGGTTGCGCAACGCACCCGGTTCCACCGTTTACGATCATGAAACTAGTTGTAGTACTGACCATTGCCCTCTGGGCGGTAGGTAGTTGGGTAGCCGTGGGCCAAACGCGCCCTGGTGCCTTGGAAAAAGGCTTTGCGCTGGTGCAGAGCCGCGCCGACATGGATAGCCTGCACCCGCTAAAAGGCCGAAGTATCCGGGCCATTCCATTTGGCGTGGGCCAACCGCTTCATCCGATCAGGAAATACGGCGCCGTCCGCCCGGTCGGGGCCAATGCGATCTACATACAGAGTTCTACTACCCTTCGGCTGTACGTTTTCCCCAATGGGTTGCCCAATGCGGTTGATCTGGCAACGTTCGACCCTAAACCGGTTGTGCCGATGCGGACGGTGGCTACTGTCAGCGAAGGGCGTGATTTGTTGCTCGATATCGACTTCGAGCAGCGCGTGATGACGACCATGAAACCCAACCGGTCAGCCAATCGGATGGTCAATTATTATTCGGCCACCATCGGCGGGGCCGCAGCTATCTGGAGCGAATGGCCCATCGACTACCACGTCGGCACGAAATTCCATTACCAACCCTGCCAGGCGCCTTACGACATCAATGCCATCAAAAACGGCGCTGTTTCGGGACCAAGTCAGGGGAGTAGCGAGCAACGTACTGTCTTACTGAACCGTACCGCCTACGCCTACCCGCTCTTCGACTCGCTGGGTACCAGCCTGACCAACAGCTACCTCCGCCAGACGCGGCCGGCCTATGCCGCCAGCGGTTTCCACCTCACCAGCAGCCAGTCGCCCCTGATCATCGATACCGACGGTCGGCTCGATCTGGAAAATAGCGATCGTGATCCGGTGGATGGCGAAGTATGCAACGACGTAGGCTATCAGTACCGGGGCGTTTATTATCAACTGCATTTCCGGTATGCGCGGCGGAACCTCAACGCCTCGGGCCTGATCGATTGCAGTCCTGGGCTAAGCTGCGCGGCGGGGTATCGGCAGCGCCTCGCCATACCCAGCCGGACCGATCAACTGAACCTGCGCCAAAACACTAATGTCACCTGGCCGCAGGTGGGGCAATTGCTGATTATCCTCGTTCCCGACGATGGCGACGTAGCGGGGCATCCGCGTTTCAGCGAATGAAGCCAGGCGCGGTATGTCGATTGGTTGGTCTGTTCATGGGACTGCTGAGTCAGTTAGGAATGGCTCAGTCGTCGTATGTTTGGCAGGGTAATCAACTAAAAACAAGGGCCGATTCGCTGTATGTAGCGGGCAACAAACCTTTGGCCGAACAGCACTACCGACAACTGGTTCGCTATTACGAGCAGCACCAGGACGCGGCTCGAACGGCAAAGGCCCTGACCGATCTGGCCGTGTTGCAACTGGCAAAGCGGGAGTATCCCTACGGTATCCGGCTGCTGCGAAGGTCGTTGGCCCGGTTGGCTGGCCCGGCGTCGCCCGACTCGACCCGCTTTCGGGCGTACAGCTATCTGGGTCTGTTTTTCAAGCGGATGGGCCGCTTCGATTCGTGTCAGATCTACTATGACCGGGCAACGGAGTTGCTGGACCATACCCATACCCGGCAAAATTCCGGTACGCTCATTAGCTACTACACCAATCAGGGCGTGTGGGAAATCGACCGGGGCGACTACCGACAGGCCGAGCTGTTTTTGCAAAAAGCCCACGCCCTGCTGGCGGCTGAACCGGGCTTCAACCGGCGAATTATTGACCAGAACCGGGCCTTCGTCTACCTGCAAACTGGGCGTTATGCGCAGGCGTTAGCGTCGTTTGACGAGGCGCTGCGCACGGCCACGTCCGCCGATTACCTGGTTATCGCCAACAAAGCGCTCTGCCTGCTCAAGCTGAATCGTCTCTCCGAGGCGCGGGCCACCATGCAGCAGTCGATGACCGCCTACCGCGCCGTCTGTGCACACACAAAAGGCTACACCGACTCGTATTTTCTGGCGATTCATTACCGCGATTTGGGGGCTTATTACCACAAAAAACGATTATTTACGACCGCCATCCGGCAGTTTCGGCAGAGCCTGGCCGTGGCCGACCCGACCAACCGGGCGGGGCGTTCGGAAGCCTGGCGGTTTATGGGTCAGACGTTGCAAGAGCAGGGGAAGGTAGACCAGGCAGTCAATTGTTTTCAGCAAGCGATTCATTGGGCGCACCCCTCGTTTCGGAATCCTGATCCGTATACTAACCCGGCGAAGACGCAGACCTGGCTCGCGCGGGAGTTGTTTCGGGCACTGACGGCCAAAGCCGGGGCGTTGGCGCAACTGGGTTTGCTGCGGGCCGACCACCGGGCGCTCGACGCCAGTTTCGACACGTACCTGCGCGCTATCGACCTGGCCGAGCAGATGCGCCGTAGCTACCAAACGGACTGGGGCCGGTTGTTTTTTACCGAAACGGCGTTCGATACGTACCTGAAGGCCCTGGAAGTGACTCAGCAACTCTACAGGCAAACCGGCCAACCCCGCTACCGGGAGGCCCTGTTTACAATCGCCGAACAAAGCCGGGCCGCTACCCTGACCAGCCTGGTGCGGGAGGCCGGCCTGAAACTACGCACTCTGCCCACTCAGGAACGAACCGCCGAGCGGGCGCTGCTCGATCAGCTGTCGGGGCTGCAAAGTAGCCTTGGGTACGAAACCGACAGCCTGAAACGGCGGCAAACGGAGCAGTTGCTCAATGAGACCGAGTTGGCCCACAGCCGCCTGCTCACTCGCTTTGAACATGACTACCCAGCCTATTACCAGCTCAAATACGCCCCGACGGCAGTCTCTACGGCCACTGTGCAACGTTGGCTGCCCGATACCAACACGCTCTTGTTGTCGTACACGTTGTTGTCCAACCAACTGCTGATGCAGGCGATTGATAAGGGGCGGGTTTCGATCCATACCGTACCGGTTGATGGTCGGTTCTTCGCGCTGGTTCGGCAGTTTCGGGGGGCGCTGGGTACGTCGCCGGGCGGGCGGCAGTATGCGGGACATAAGGCCGCAATGGCCTTGTATACGTACCTGATAGCGCCCCTTCGCGATGAGTTGCGCGGGAAGCAGCGATTGCTGATTCTGCGGGACGGCGTGCTGAACCTGCTGCCGTTTGAGGTATTGGCACCCAAAACCGGAACGTACCTGCTTCAGACGCATACGATTAGCTACGGCTACTCCGCCCACTGGCTTTTGCTGATGGCGAACCACCACCCAACCACTACCGACCGGCTGGCGATGGCGCCGTTTAATGAGCCGGTTGGCGAGGCGGGAACGTACCGCGCTGCAACGTTGGCTGTGCTGCCCCACTCGGGCAGTGAGGTGGCGGGTGTTCGGGGCGACGTGCTGCTGGGGGCGGCGGCCACCCGAACGGCCTTTCTGGAAAACTATGCAAGCAAACGCCTGATCCACCTGGCCACCCATGCCATCACCGATGACCGGGAGCCTCTACGGTCGCGCGTCGCTTTTTTCCCGGACCAGCCTGCTCACCTGCTCTCAACCGAAGCCATCTACAACCTGAACCTCCAACAGACCAGCCTGGTGGTGCTTAGCGCCTGCGAGACAGGCGCGGGGAAGCTGCAACAGGGGGAAGGGGTACTGTCGCTGGCGCGGGCGTTCAACTACGCTGGTGCGCGGGCGGTGCTGACAACCCTCTGGAATGCGCACGACGAGGCCTCGGCCTTTTTATTGACGCGCTTTCAGCAGCATCTGGATAAGGGTGCTGCCACCGACGAAGCCCTCTGGCAAGCCAAACTCGATTTCCTGAAAAGTGATCTGGCCCCGCGCTACGATCACCCCTACTTCTGGGCCAATTTCGTGCTGATCGGCCCGGCAGAAGTGATCGAAACACCGCCGCGCCGCTGGCTGTGGGGGCTGCTGGGTACGTTGGGTGTAGGAGGGCTAGGCTGGGGCGTCCGTCAGTACCACACGCGCAACCGCACGCGCAGCCGGTCGGCAATGGGGATCGGATAAGCAAACGCGGGGTCGGCGTCGATTGCGTTTAGTCGCTGCCGGGCCAGGGGTTTGTTGGTATGGGCCAGAGCGACCACTTCATACCAGCGGGCTGCATCCCGGTAATAAGCCGTCAGGCTGGTATCCAACTGGGTTTGTCGGAGCCGGGGTAACGCTGCGTCGTAGGCCCCCTGTTGCAATTGAGCCAGCCCCGTTTCAAACTGACTCAGTGGCGACGGTGCTGTGGCTGTTTTGGAAGTGCCCCGTTCGATCTCGCTGATGGTCAGGTAGCTTACGTCTGAAAGGCGTAGGTACGCGACGACCAACAGGCAGGCTGCCGCAACCGAAGTGGCCCAGCGGCCCCACCCAAGGCGCCGCACCGGCTCGGTGCCGAACGCCGCTATACTGGCCTCATGCTGCTGGCGAGCCTGCGCCAGCAGTCGGCTCCGTGCCGCCACCGAACGTACCTGCTGTAGGTTGGCCAACTCGGCGCGCAAGGCGCCATCGGTGGCCAGTCGCTGCTCAAGTGCCAGCCGTTCCGCCGCCGAGAGCTGGTTGTTGAGGTAGTTGGCCAGT comes from Fibrella aestuarina BUZ 2 and encodes:
- a CDS encoding carboxylesterase/lipase family protein translates to MKWMGWVALTCLTLTHAFGQSTRPVVRVANGPLEGTQEASGVYAYKGIPFAQAPVGKLRWREPQPAQNWSGTRQATQFGPRAMQLPIFGDMNFRSNGVSEDCLYLNVWTPAKPGQKGGLPVLVYFYGGGFMAGDGSEPRYDGESMAKRGIVALTVNYRLGVFGFMAHPELTAESPHKASGNYGFLDQQAALAWVQRNIAAFGGDPKRVTIAGESAGSVSVSAQMASPLSKNLMAGAIGESGSLLGTLSPVSLADAEAAGKKFGEAIGATTLDALRALPADKLLADASKPGMGRFSPCIDGYFFPKSVAAIFAAGEQARVPLLAGWNSEEMNGRAILGQGNAPTVANYTAAVQKLYADKAPDALKAYAAADDAAVEQVATDLAGDRFIGFSTWKWIDLHSQTSGKPVYRYLYARPRPAMTAQMGNATAGLAGGVVRNNDAAAPKPPQPKGAVHSAEIEYAMGNLASNKVYDWTPEDYAVSKTMQEYFVNFIKTGNPNGSDLPKWDVVKAGQPAPFMRIDVTTKPDVEANRARYQFLDQFFVK
- a CDS encoding DinB family protein; the protein is MSMIPMLLKEMDLEANTTRKMLSRVPDDKLDWRPHPKSMVMRDLAVHIAEIPTWVALALQTDGLDFATMPYAPTPIETNAELLALLEKSLAEGRKALSEATDADLEPTWTLRNGDTVYSTDTVGETIRHAFAQTTHHRAQLGVYLRLLDIPIPGSYGPSADDPGTW
- a CDS encoding CHAT domain-containing protein, whose translation is MKPGAVCRLVGLFMGLLSQLGMAQSSYVWQGNQLKTRADSLYVAGNKPLAEQHYRQLVRYYEQHQDAARTAKALTDLAVLQLAKREYPYGIRLLRRSLARLAGPASPDSTRFRAYSYLGLFFKRMGRFDSCQIYYDRATELLDHTHTRQNSGTLISYYTNQGVWEIDRGDYRQAELFLQKAHALLAAEPGFNRRIIDQNRAFVYLQTGRYAQALASFDEALRTATSADYLVIANKALCLLKLNRLSEARATMQQSMTAYRAVCAHTKGYTDSYFLAIHYRDLGAYYHKKRLFTTAIRQFRQSLAVADPTNRAGRSEAWRFMGQTLQEQGKVDQAVNCFQQAIHWAHPSFRNPDPYTNPAKTQTWLARELFRALTAKAGALAQLGLLRADHRALDASFDTYLRAIDLAEQMRRSYQTDWGRLFFTETAFDTYLKALEVTQQLYRQTGQPRYREALFTIAEQSRAATLTSLVREAGLKLRTLPTQERTAERALLDQLSGLQSSLGYETDSLKRRQTEQLLNETELAHSRLLTRFEHDYPAYYQLKYAPTAVSTATVQRWLPDTNTLLLSYTLLSNQLLMQAIDKGRVSIHTVPVDGRFFALVRQFRGALGTSPGGRQYAGHKAAMALYTYLIAPLRDELRGKQRLLILRDGVLNLLPFEVLAPKTGTYLLQTHTISYGYSAHWLLLMANHHPTTTDRLAMAPFNEPVGEAGTYRAATLAVLPHSGSEVAGVRGDVLLGAAATRTAFLENYASKRLIHLATHAITDDREPLRSRVAFFPDQPAHLLSTEAIYNLNLQQTSLVVLSACETGAGKLQQGEGVLSLARAFNYAGARAVLTTLWNAHDEASAFLLTRFQQHLDKGAATDEALWQAKLDFLKSDLAPRYDHPYFWANFVLIGPAEVIETPPRRWLWGLLGTLGVGGLGWGVRQYHTRNRTRSRSAMGIG